The following DNA comes from Occultella kanbiaonis.
GAGGCGGTCGCGGCGGGAGCGCAGGAACTCGCCGAGCTCGGTCACGGGACTGCCCGACGCCGTGGCTCGCGGCGGGTCGGTCGACGGTCGGTCCATGCATACCAGTGTGGCTCAGCACGCCCGGCCGAGCCTGACCCTGCCAGTGCTAGGCAAGCGGGGGCCACGCAAACCGGGGTTCTGGCTGCCGACGTCGCCCGTCCGCAGTCTGGACGGCATGGCTCAACTCGACGCACCACCAACGGCTTCATCCGCCCGCACGGCTCGGTTCACCCCGCTGCAGAAGATCGCGATGGCCGTGCTGCTGACGGCGAACTTCACCCTCGCGGTGGACTTCTCGATCCTGAACGTCGCGCTGCCGCACATCGGGCGCGACCTCGGATTCGCCACCGACGCGTTGCAGTGGATCGTCACCTCGTTCGCGCTGTGCGCCGCTGGGTTCACCCTGTTCTTCGGCCGGGTCGCCGACCTGTTCGGCCGCAGGCGGCTGTTCCTGATCGGGATCGTGCTGCTCGGTGTCTCCTCCCTGGCCGGCGGGCTTGCCCAGGACCCGGCCCAGCTGATCGTCGCTCGGGTCGGGCAGGGCTTCGCCACCGCGATGGTCACTCCCGCGGCGCTGTCGCTGATGACCACCATGACTCCCGAGGGGCCCGCCCGCTCGCGGGCGCTGGGGCTCAACGGCGCGCTCATGGCCGCCGGCTTCACTGCGGGCGCCGTCCTCGGTGGCGTCCTCACGGGCACCGTGTCCTGGCGTTGGGCGTTCTTCACCAACGTCGTCGTTGCGATCGCCGTGACCCTCATCGCACCATTCGTCCTGCGCGAGACTCGTGGCGGAGTGCGTCCCCGACTCGACATCCCGGGAGCGGTCGCCATCACCTCGGCCCTCGTCGCCCTCGTGTTCGGCATCGACACCGCCGGAAACGCAGGGTGGCTCCATCCCGGTGCATGGGGGACGATCCTTGCCGCGATCGCGCTGTTCGTGCTGTTCTGGGCCATAGAGTCACGCGTCGCCCAACCGCTCCTTGCCCCCGCGCTGCTCAAGCGCCGCACGATCGCCTGGGGCAACATCGCGGGTCTGCTCGCCTTCGCGACAGAGACATCCCTGGTGTTCCTGCTGACCCTTTACCTGCAGGAGACCCTCGGGTTCACCGCAGTGGCCGCCGGCCTCATCCTCGGCGTCCTCGGCATCGGAACGGTCGTCGGCGGGCTCATCGCTCCCAGGATCATCGTCCGCACGAGTGCCAAGGCCGCGGTCGTCGCCGGCTTCCTGGTCCAAGCCGCTGCGACGGTGCCGCTGGTGTTCGTCTCCGACAGCCACGCCTGGGTCCTCCCGTTGCTCATCGTCACGTTCATCGGCGGCGTGGCGAATCTCGTCGCGATCGTCGGTTACGTCGTGACCTCCACCAGCGGCGTCCCCGACCACCAGCAGGGCCTCGCAACTGGACTCGTCACCATGAGCCAGCAGGTCGGCATCGCTCTCGGCACACCGATCATGTCGGCGATCGTCACGGTTTGGGCTACGGCGGACCTCCTGCCCGGGCTGCGGGCCGCGATCGGCGTCAACGCGGCACTTGCTCTGGCCGCCGGACTCCTGGTGGCGGTCGTCCTGCCCCGGCTCCGTGGCACTCCCGATCCTTGTGCCGAGTCGGAAGCAGGTGAACACGTGGTGCCCCTGAACCAGTGGTGCCCCTGAACTACTTCGGTTGATGCTTGACGTGCTTATG
Coding sequences within:
- a CDS encoding MFS transporter; the protein is MAQLDAPPTASSARTARFTPLQKIAMAVLLTANFTLAVDFSILNVALPHIGRDLGFATDALQWIVTSFALCAAGFTLFFGRVADLFGRRRLFLIGIVLLGVSSLAGGLAQDPAQLIVARVGQGFATAMVTPAALSLMTTMTPEGPARSRALGLNGALMAAGFTAGAVLGGVLTGTVSWRWAFFTNVVVAIAVTLIAPFVLRETRGGVRPRLDIPGAVAITSALVALVFGIDTAGNAGWLHPGAWGTILAAIALFVLFWAIESRVAQPLLAPALLKRRTIAWGNIAGLLAFATETSLVFLLTLYLQETLGFTAVAAGLILGVLGIGTVVGGLIAPRIIVRTSAKAAVVAGFLVQAAATVPLVFVSDSHAWVLPLLIVTFIGGVANLVAIVGYVVTSTSGVPDHQQGLATGLVTMSQQVGIALGTPIMSAIVTVWATADLLPGLRAAIGVNAALALAAGLLVAVVLPRLRGTPDPCAESEAGEHVVPLNQWCP